A stretch of Myxococcus hansupus DNA encodes these proteins:
- a CDS encoding CRISPR-associated endonuclease Cas3'' has protein sequence MTEDCRPHLLREHLEAVGQWAARLAPREDLRAPALAAGRWHDLGKYTQDFQFRIRKENGFEAHLEKEGALERDHSTAGALWALSQDRRLLPLALAIAGHHAGLPDLPKFKERVGRDEKQALLADARARCDSPSLLNEPLGFSPETLVKLEPRQLELWTRMLFSVLCDADFLDTEAFFDASRGAAREVPVSLSQLSARLREFLDEKQRGAPDTEVNRVRREVLAAAVEAASQQPGVFSLTVPTGGGKTLTSMAFALEHARAQGLERVIVAIPFTSIIEQSAEAYRQAFQGLEHAVIEHHSAVDPDKETPLNRVASENWDAPVIVTTTVQLLESLFARRPSACRKLHRVARSVIVLDEAQTLPASLLEPILDGLGALVKDYGCSVIICTATQPALSRRPDFPEGLPEAREIVPASIRAFERLRRVRVRWPTSGRKLPYAELADAVAAERDVLAVVHLRADARRLCELVDERLGHEETLHLSALMCPEHRSKVLADIKARKRRGEPVRLVATQLVEAGVDLDFAVVYRGLGGLDALAQAAGRCNREGMLEGLGELRVYEPETQPPKGVSRAAQDVTRGLLAQSSDLDLFSPESFQRYFTRLYATRRLDEKGIQALRAKLHFEEVAQAFKLVEDDWSASVVVPYADCAPLLEALRVLGPSRERMRALQRFTVTVPRKLRDAWLARELARLAAETVAYLGPEHASVYDKRFGLLLDRVGIFDPAFLIPD, from the coding sequence GTGACGGAAGACTGTCGCCCTCACCTGCTGCGCGAGCACCTGGAGGCCGTAGGGCAATGGGCCGCTCGATTGGCGCCACGAGAGGATTTGCGCGCGCCTGCCCTGGCTGCTGGGCGGTGGCATGACCTGGGCAAGTACACCCAGGATTTTCAATTCCGCATCCGGAAGGAGAACGGCTTCGAGGCGCACCTGGAGAAGGAGGGCGCGCTGGAGCGGGACCACTCGACGGCCGGAGCGCTCTGGGCGCTGAGCCAGGACCGTCGGCTGCTCCCGCTGGCGCTGGCGATCGCCGGGCATCACGCGGGCCTGCCCGACCTGCCGAAGTTCAAGGAGCGGGTGGGGCGCGATGAGAAGCAGGCGCTGCTCGCGGACGCGCGGGCCCGCTGCGACAGCCCGTCTCTTCTGAATGAACCACTGGGCTTCTCTCCGGAGACGCTCGTGAAGCTCGAACCGCGCCAGTTGGAGCTCTGGACGCGGATGCTCTTCTCCGTCCTCTGTGACGCGGACTTCCTGGACACGGAGGCCTTCTTCGACGCGAGCCGGGGGGCGGCACGAGAGGTGCCTGTGTCCTTGTCACAGCTCTCCGCGCGGCTCCGTGAGTTCCTGGACGAGAAGCAGCGCGGGGCGCCCGACACAGAGGTGAACCGGGTGCGCCGGGAGGTGCTCGCCGCCGCCGTGGAAGCGGCCTCTCAACAGCCCGGCGTCTTCAGCCTCACGGTGCCCACGGGGGGAGGGAAGACGCTGACGTCCATGGCCTTCGCGCTCGAACACGCGCGGGCCCAAGGCCTCGAGCGCGTCATCGTCGCCATTCCCTTCACCTCCATCATCGAACAGAGCGCCGAGGCGTACCGTCAGGCCTTCCAGGGGTTGGAGCACGCTGTCATCGAACACCACTCCGCCGTCGACCCTGACAAGGAGACGCCCCTCAACCGCGTGGCCAGTGAGAACTGGGACGCGCCTGTCATCGTCACCACGACGGTGCAGCTCCTGGAGAGCCTCTTCGCTCGCCGCCCGTCGGCGTGCCGCAAGCTGCATCGCGTCGCCCGCAGCGTCATCGTGCTCGACGAGGCGCAGACACTGCCAGCCTCACTCCTGGAGCCCATCCTGGATGGACTGGGCGCGCTGGTGAAGGACTACGGCTGTTCGGTGATCATCTGCACCGCTACGCAGCCTGCGCTGAGCCGCCGCCCGGACTTTCCGGAGGGACTTCCCGAGGCGCGTGAAATCGTTCCGGCTTCCATTCGTGCCTTCGAGCGGCTGCGCCGTGTTCGCGTGCGGTGGCCCACGTCGGGGCGGAAGCTGCCCTATGCCGAACTGGCCGACGCCGTGGCGGCGGAGCGGGACGTCCTCGCCGTCGTTCATCTGCGGGCCGATGCGCGACGGCTCTGCGAACTCGTGGACGAGCGGTTGGGGCACGAGGAGACGTTGCACCTGTCCGCGCTGATGTGCCCGGAGCATCGCTCGAAGGTGCTCGCGGACATCAAGGCGCGCAAGCGGAGAGGGGAGCCCGTGCGGTTGGTGGCCACCCAACTCGTCGAGGCCGGTGTGGACCTGGACTTCGCAGTCGTCTACCGGGGACTGGGCGGACTGGATGCGCTGGCCCAGGCGGCGGGCCGGTGCAACCGGGAAGGGATGCTGGAGGGACTGGGGGAGTTGCGCGTCTACGAGCCGGAGACGCAGCCGCCCAAGGGTGTCTCACGCGCGGCCCAGGACGTCACTCGCGGCCTGCTGGCGCAGTCCTCCGACCTGGACCTGTTCTCGCCCGAGAGCTTCCAGCGCTACTTCACCCGGCTCTATGCCACGCGCAGGCTGGACGAGAAGGGCATCCAGGCGCTGCGCGCGAAGCTCCACTTCGAAGAGGTGGCCCAGGCGTTCAAGCTCGTCGAGGACGACTGGAGCGCCTCGGTGGTGGTGCCGTACGCGGACTGCGCGCCGCTGCTGGAGGCGCTGCGTGTTCTCGGCCCTTCGCGAGAGCGCATGCGCGCGCTGCAACGGTTCACGGTGACGGTGCCTCGCAAGCTCCGGGATGCATGGCTGGCGCGGGAGTTGGCGCGGCTCGCGGCGGAGACGGTGGCGTACCTGGGGCCGGAGCATGCGTCCGTGTACGACAAGCGCTTCGGCCTGCTGCTGGACCGCGTCGGCATCTTCGACCCGGCCTTCCTCATTCCCGATTGA
- the cas7c gene encoding type I-C CRISPR-associated protein Cas7/Csd2, whose protein sequence is MTELKQRHDFVLFFDVLDGNPNGDPDAGNLPRIDAETGHGLVTDVSLKRKVRNFVLLTQEGKPGLDIFVKEKAVLNQRIADAYKGLGIDLSEKPSRAEDGKKRNKPGEAQGSEVEKGRAWMCKTFFDVRTFGAVMSTGPNAGQVRGPMQLTFARSVDPIVSQEHSITRMAVATEAEAEKQGGDNRTMGRKNTVPYGLYRAHGFVSPHLAKQTGFGTADLEMLFQAFTHMFELDRSAARGLMSMRKVVVFKHGSELGNAPAHALFDRVHADRKQRDKPARSFSDYTVSVDKAGLPQGIEVLELVG, encoded by the coding sequence ATGACTGAACTCAAGCAGCGTCACGACTTCGTCCTGTTCTTCGATGTGTTGGATGGAAACCCCAATGGAGACCCCGATGCGGGCAATCTGCCGCGCATCGACGCGGAGACGGGCCACGGGCTCGTCACGGATGTGAGCCTGAAGCGGAAGGTGCGCAACTTCGTCCTGCTCACGCAGGAGGGGAAGCCTGGGCTCGACATCTTCGTGAAGGAGAAGGCCGTCCTCAATCAGCGCATCGCGGACGCGTACAAGGGGCTGGGCATCGACCTGAGCGAGAAGCCGTCCCGCGCTGAGGACGGAAAGAAGCGGAACAAACCGGGCGAGGCTCAGGGCTCCGAGGTGGAGAAGGGCCGCGCGTGGATGTGCAAGACGTTCTTCGACGTCCGCACCTTCGGCGCCGTCATGTCCACGGGGCCGAACGCGGGGCAGGTCCGCGGGCCGATGCAGCTCACCTTCGCGCGCTCGGTGGACCCCATCGTGTCGCAGGAGCACTCCATCACCCGCATGGCCGTGGCGACGGAGGCCGAGGCCGAGAAGCAGGGCGGCGACAACCGCACCATGGGCCGGAAGAACACAGTGCCCTACGGGCTCTACCGCGCGCATGGCTTCGTCTCGCCGCACCTGGCGAAGCAGACGGGCTTCGGCACGGCGGACCTGGAGATGCTCTTCCAGGCCTTCACGCACATGTTCGAGCTGGACCGCAGCGCCGCGCGGGGACTCATGTCCATGCGCAAGGTGGTCGTGTTCAAGCACGGCTCGGAGCTTGGCAATGCGCCGGCCCATGCGTTGTTCGACCGGGTTCATGCGGACCGCAAGCAGCGGGACAAGCCGGCTCGGAGCTTCTCCGACTACACGGTGAGCGTGGACAAGGCGGGGTTGCCCCAGGGCATCGAGGTGCTGGAGTTGGTGGGATGA
- the cas8c gene encoding type I-C CRISPR-associated protein Cas8c/Csd1, whose amino-acid sequence MMLTALNDFARERGLTDDPLYEVKPVDFFVRISAKGKFVALESTAGEDGRGKPMPVPRLPQRSVNIAAGFFADNPKYVLAYEKEEPKTKAGGVEKRLARLEAFLKSVREVAAETKDPEARAVEAFLANEAERRKVLAERDAEEWTGSEMLVFVVGDATTPVHQNPWVRACWARRSGEQRAQGRKALCLVTGREGVVAVTHPKLKNIPEAQSSGAALVSFNAPAFSSHGLEQGDNAPISQEAALGYVLALNDMLRRTEQRRFRQGIQLADGSVMVFWTRASASEESLLLSWADPTEADLQRFAESPLRGLEPGKLDDRAFYAVTLAGNAGRVAVRDWFESRVGEVKQNIRRYFEDLRIGNAPAGPIPVYRLLKAVEAPSGRGLSPDVATRMFGAALRGQPFPRQLLAASLDRLRLPPSDERFEREQLRLRVALIKATLLRLPRSGTAPLEVTVSLDKSNDSQPYVLGRLFAVLERLQGAALKDLNATIRDRYFGAASRNPVTVFPRLIQLSVHHASKAGENGRWLERVKGEVMALLPSESPFPPVLDLKDQGLFAVGYYHQREAFFTKREATATPAEAEASST is encoded by the coding sequence ATGATGTTGACGGCCCTGAATGACTTTGCGCGCGAGCGAGGGCTCACGGATGACCCGTTGTACGAGGTCAAGCCCGTGGACTTCTTCGTCCGCATCAGCGCGAAGGGGAAGTTCGTCGCGCTGGAGAGCACGGCGGGAGAAGACGGGCGTGGCAAGCCCATGCCAGTCCCCCGGCTGCCGCAGCGCTCGGTGAACATCGCGGCGGGCTTCTTCGCGGACAACCCGAAGTATGTCCTCGCCTACGAGAAGGAGGAGCCCAAGACGAAGGCGGGTGGCGTGGAGAAGCGCCTCGCCCGGCTGGAGGCCTTCTTGAAGTCGGTGCGTGAGGTCGCCGCGGAGACGAAGGACCCGGAGGCCCGGGCTGTTGAGGCCTTTCTCGCGAACGAAGCGGAGCGGCGCAAGGTCCTGGCGGAGCGGGACGCCGAGGAGTGGACCGGCTCCGAGATGCTCGTGTTCGTCGTCGGTGATGCCACGACCCCCGTGCATCAGAACCCCTGGGTGCGTGCTTGCTGGGCGAGACGTTCGGGAGAGCAGCGCGCGCAGGGCCGGAAGGCGCTGTGCCTGGTGACGGGCAGGGAGGGCGTGGTGGCCGTCACCCATCCCAAGTTGAAGAATATCCCGGAAGCGCAATCGTCTGGCGCGGCCCTGGTGTCCTTCAACGCGCCCGCGTTCTCGTCGCATGGCTTGGAGCAGGGGGACAACGCCCCCATCTCGCAGGAAGCCGCGCTGGGCTACGTGTTGGCGCTCAATGACATGCTCCGGCGGACGGAGCAGCGCCGTTTCCGGCAGGGCATCCAGTTGGCGGATGGCTCGGTGATGGTGTTCTGGACGCGTGCGTCCGCGTCGGAGGAGAGCCTGCTGCTGTCGTGGGCGGACCCGACGGAAGCGGACCTCCAGCGCTTCGCTGAATCGCCGCTGCGAGGACTGGAGCCCGGGAAGCTGGATGACCGGGCCTTCTACGCCGTGACGCTCGCGGGCAACGCGGGCCGTGTCGCGGTGCGCGACTGGTTCGAGTCTCGTGTGGGCGAAGTGAAGCAGAACATCCGTCGCTACTTCGAGGACCTGCGCATCGGCAACGCGCCCGCCGGGCCGATTCCTGTCTATCGCCTGCTCAAGGCCGTGGAGGCGCCCTCGGGACGTGGTCTGTCACCGGACGTCGCCACACGAATGTTCGGGGCGGCGCTTCGAGGCCAGCCCTTTCCGCGCCAGCTCCTGGCGGCCTCGCTGGACCGGTTGCGCCTGCCGCCTTCCGACGAACGGTTCGAGCGCGAGCAACTCCGGCTCCGTGTCGCGCTCATCAAGGCCACCCTGCTGAGGCTCCCTCGAAGTGGAACCGCTCCCCTGGAGGTCACTGTGTCATTGGACAAGAGTAACGACTCACAGCCTTACGTGCTCGGCCGCCTTTTCGCCGTCCTGGAGCGGTTGCAGGGCGCGGCGCTGAAGGACCTCAACGCCACCATTCGCGACCGTTACTTTGGCGCCGCGTCTCGGAACCCCGTCACGGTCTTCCCTCGGTTGATTCAGCTCTCCGTCCACCATGCCTCCAAGGCGGGGGAGAACGGCAGGTGGCTGGAGCGAGTGAAGGGCGAAGTGATGGCGCTGCTGCCGTCCGAATCTCCGTTCCCGCCTGTACTCGACCTGAAGGACCAGGGCCTCTTCGCAGTGGGCTACTACCACCAGCGCGAAGCGTTCTTCACGAAGCGAGAGGCCACCGCGACTCCGGCTGAAGCGGAAGCGTCCTCCACCTGA
- a CDS encoding MATE family efflux transporter — protein MSTAVLPTSPVKSPRTELRELARLAIPIAIAQGGQALMGLVDTLVVGRAGTASLAAVGLGNGLYFAVSSFGMGLMMGFDPMVSQAIGARQFTRARALLWQGAWMAFCGGVLLATLLTLAPRLLPLAGIGESEAAGAREYLTWRAPGMPLMLMFLTMRSYLQSTAFTRPLVIATVVANIFNLLGNLLLVFGGANLPAWCGPLRDVPAMGVAGSAMATSASIGVELLIAVLFVRSRPVEGAERASRLPVWSDMARAVRLGLPIGLHICAEVGVFALAGVLAARLGPESVGAHQIALSFASVSFTVAMGIGNAGSVRVGWAVGAHNTPQARLSGFMALAGGVGFMSISGLVFALFPNALAKLAGAPADVVPLLIPLLMVSAIFQVFDGAQGVGAGVLRGAGDTRFTFLANMVGHYGIGLPVTVLLAFQLGLGVVGIWWGLCAGLVSVAVALVWRFNRKSAGTLRPVEA, from the coding sequence ATGTCCACCGCCGTGTTGCCAACGTCCCCCGTGAAGTCCCCCCGCACCGAGCTTCGGGAGCTGGCGCGGTTGGCGATTCCCATCGCGATTGCCCAGGGCGGGCAGGCGCTCATGGGATTGGTGGACACGCTGGTGGTGGGCCGCGCGGGGACGGCTTCGCTGGCGGCGGTGGGGTTGGGAAACGGCCTCTATTTCGCCGTCAGCTCGTTCGGCATGGGATTGATGATGGGGTTCGACCCCATGGTCTCCCAGGCCATTGGCGCGCGGCAGTTCACCCGGGCGCGGGCGTTGTTGTGGCAGGGCGCGTGGATGGCGTTCTGTGGTGGCGTGCTGCTGGCCACGTTGCTGACGCTGGCGCCGCGGCTGTTGCCGCTGGCGGGCATCGGCGAGTCGGAGGCCGCGGGCGCCCGGGAGTACCTGACGTGGCGAGCGCCCGGCATGCCCTTGATGTTGATGTTCCTCACCATGCGCTCGTATCTCCAGTCCACGGCCTTCACGCGGCCCCTGGTGATCGCGACGGTGGTGGCCAACATCTTCAACCTGCTGGGCAACCTGCTGCTCGTCTTCGGCGGGGCGAACCTGCCGGCTTGGTGCGGTCCGCTGCGTGACGTGCCCGCGATGGGCGTGGCGGGCTCCGCGATGGCGACGTCGGCGAGCATCGGCGTGGAGCTCCTCATCGCGGTGTTGTTCGTGCGCAGCCGACCCGTGGAGGGCGCCGAGCGCGCCTCGCGCCTGCCGGTGTGGTCGGACATGGCGCGGGCGGTGCGGCTGGGCCTGCCCATTGGCCTGCACATCTGCGCGGAGGTCGGCGTCTTCGCGCTGGCGGGCGTGCTGGCGGCACGGCTGGGGCCTGAGAGCGTGGGGGCGCACCAGATTGCCCTCTCCTTCGCGAGCGTCTCCTTCACCGTGGCCATGGGCATTGGCAACGCGGGCAGCGTGCGGGTGGGCTGGGCGGTGGGGGCGCACAACACGCCGCAGGCGCGGCTCAGTGGCTTCATGGCGCTGGCGGGGGGCGTGGGCTTCATGTCCATCAGCGGGCTGGTGTTCGCGCTGTTCCCCAACGCGCTGGCGAAGCTGGCGGGGGCGCCCGCGGACGTGGTGCCGCTCTTGATTCCGCTGCTGATGGTGAGCGCCATCTTCCAGGTGTTCGACGGGGCGCAGGGCGTGGGCGCGGGCGTGCTGCGCGGCGCGGGCGACACGCGCTTCACCTTCCTGGCGAACATGGTGGGCCACTACGGCATCGGTCTGCCGGTGACGGTGCTGCTGGCCTTCCAGTTGGGCCTGGGCGTGGTGGGCATCTGGTGGGGCCTGTGCGCGGGCCTCGTCAGCGTGGCGGTGGCGCTGGTGTGGCGCTTCAACCGGAAGAGCGCGGGCACGCTGCGTCCGGTCGAAGCGTAG
- a CDS encoding beta-propeller domain-containing protein: MRQWKRWSWAGVAAVFAAGCDEGSTKSPIDNEPVQQAARLEAFPGCEALEQHIEDTATKQMRASLEVYKSYNFGGGRGDEMPTNGAPPPNQDSSGGGDRPNDHTGTNNQVDGVHEADFVQNDGTRIFVLSGNRLYVHRSWPAEQLARTAVLDVEGWPREMLLDAQRNRLVITSAVQEARPGKVTGGRGPMDGPAVDCAGMGCGYGGYDSNTVKVTVVDVTDLAAPQVLEQIYVPGGYLNARRVDGAVRLVVSDGFRWPEGVRLYPEYSSNLFGNRERMAAYVDALVKQNEQRIRAQTLEQWLPPGRRVLANGEAAPLAYDCASFYRTNAPTGLGLVSVLSMNLDAGDSAPTRTSLVAAPGEVYASQDALYLAARHWWWWPEPGQTTHTYLHKFDIRDPNLATYESSGTVEGYLVNQFAMDEHEGVLRVATTVDLPAENPNPGSGGGDVAWTPPETVNRVVTLRTVEGQLKELGRSADLARGERIFSARFMGKRGYVVTFRQVDPLFTFDLTDPANPRMVGELKIPGFSTYIHPLGDTHLLTFGEHRNEDGTWQDRALKLSLFDVSDLANPRETFTHQLGSMSSHSEALYEHKAFTFFPAKGLLAIPFMDWDYSAYDYWSGFRSELRVFRVDTATGFSPVGTVSVRDMYQAFNVRNWGWYWMPTVRRSIMADDYVYTLSDAGIRVSNVANLAAPVATAPFLPPVMP; this comes from the coding sequence ATGCGGCAGTGGAAACGCTGGAGCTGGGCCGGAGTGGCGGCGGTGTTCGCCGCGGGCTGTGACGAGGGTTCGACGAAGTCCCCCATCGACAACGAGCCCGTGCAGCAGGCGGCCCGCCTGGAGGCCTTCCCCGGTTGTGAGGCCCTGGAGCAGCACATCGAGGACACCGCGACGAAGCAGATGCGCGCGTCGCTGGAGGTCTACAAGTCATACAATTTCGGGGGCGGGCGCGGAGACGAGATGCCCACCAACGGAGCGCCTCCGCCGAACCAGGACTCGTCCGGCGGTGGTGACCGGCCCAACGACCACACGGGCACCAACAACCAGGTGGACGGCGTCCACGAAGCGGACTTCGTGCAGAACGACGGCACGCGCATCTTCGTGCTGTCCGGCAACCGGCTCTACGTCCACCGTTCGTGGCCCGCGGAGCAGCTCGCGCGGACGGCGGTGCTGGACGTGGAAGGTTGGCCTCGGGAGATGCTGCTCGACGCCCAGCGCAACCGGCTGGTCATCACCTCGGCGGTGCAGGAGGCGCGGCCCGGGAAGGTGACGGGAGGCCGTGGCCCCATGGACGGGCCGGCCGTGGATTGCGCGGGCATGGGGTGTGGTTACGGCGGCTACGACAGCAACACCGTGAAGGTGACGGTGGTGGACGTGACGGACCTGGCCGCGCCCCAGGTGCTGGAGCAAATCTATGTGCCCGGCGGCTATCTCAACGCCCGGCGCGTGGACGGGGCGGTGCGGCTGGTGGTGTCGGACGGCTTCCGCTGGCCGGAGGGCGTGCGCCTCTATCCCGAGTACTCCTCCAACCTCTTCGGGAACCGGGAGCGGATGGCCGCGTACGTGGACGCGCTCGTGAAGCAGAACGAGCAGCGCATCCGCGCGCAGACGCTGGAGCAGTGGCTTCCGCCGGGACGGCGCGTGCTCGCCAATGGCGAGGCGGCTCCGCTCGCGTACGACTGCGCGTCCTTCTATCGGACCAACGCGCCCACGGGGCTGGGGCTGGTGTCGGTGCTGTCGATGAACCTGGACGCTGGTGATTCGGCGCCCACCCGCACCAGCCTGGTGGCGGCGCCCGGCGAGGTGTACGCCTCCCAGGACGCGCTCTACCTGGCGGCCCGCCACTGGTGGTGGTGGCCGGAGCCGGGCCAGACGACGCACACGTACCTGCACAAGTTCGACATCCGGGACCCGAACCTCGCCACCTACGAGAGCAGCGGCACGGTGGAGGGATACCTCGTCAACCAGTTCGCCATGGACGAGCACGAGGGCGTGCTCCGGGTGGCCACCACGGTGGACCTCCCCGCGGAGAACCCGAACCCTGGCAGCGGCGGCGGCGACGTCGCGTGGACCCCGCCCGAGACGGTCAACCGCGTGGTGACCCTGCGCACGGTGGAGGGGCAGTTGAAGGAGCTGGGCCGCAGCGCGGACCTCGCCCGGGGTGAGCGCATCTTCAGCGCGCGCTTCATGGGCAAGCGGGGCTACGTCGTCACCTTCCGGCAGGTGGATCCGCTCTTCACCTTCGACCTGACGGACCCGGCGAACCCGCGCATGGTGGGCGAGCTGAAGATTCCGGGCTTCTCCACGTACATCCACCCGCTGGGTGACACGCACCTGCTCACCTTCGGCGAGCACCGCAACGAGGACGGCACCTGGCAGGACCGCGCGCTGAAGCTGTCGCTCTTCGACGTGAGCGACCTGGCCAACCCGCGGGAGACCTTCACGCATCAGTTGGGCTCGATGAGCAGCCACAGCGAGGCGCTCTACGAGCACAAGGCCTTCACGTTCTTCCCGGCGAAGGGGCTGTTGGCGATTCCCTTCATGGATTGGGACTACTCCGCCTACGACTACTGGTCGGGCTTCCGCAGCGAGCTGCGCGTCTTCCGCGTGGACACCGCCACGGGCTTCTCGCCGGTGGGGACCGTCTCCGTCCGGGACATGTACCAGGCGTTCAACGTCCGCAACTGGGGCTGGTACTGGATGCCCACGGTGCGCCGCAGCATCATGGCGGATGACTACGTGTACACCCTCTCCGACGCGGGGATTCGCGTGTCGAACGTGGCCAACCTGGCGGCGCCGGTGGCCACCGCGCCCTTCCTGCCGCCCGTGATGCCGTGA
- a CDS encoding HEAT repeat domain-containing protein, which yields MLYPLLCDADVAPQVRSHLLEHLSDHDRPAAVRWACIAERYPGNEPLTGTVVQHAALNTPTPEDRPLFLCALRNPDARIRGLAIEGLLALGESGPAWVDRLLSLAHEPHPEVRIPAAAGLVQQGQREWLTPLQQLTVDAPTPFLRAEALRWLGLLDGNASRSLFLQVLASAPSHKGSSHHCICCPCLPTGFSPEVEAAIEALSRRGTDEDLSALLDAGVRLGCTLQLEELWAHHLARRGVRMNCNELPTG from the coding sequence GTGCTGTACCCACTCCTGTGTGACGCCGATGTGGCCCCGCAGGTTCGGAGCCACCTGCTCGAACACCTGTCGGACCATGACCGCCCCGCCGCCGTCCGTTGGGCGTGTATCGCGGAGCGATATCCCGGCAACGAACCGCTCACTGGCACCGTCGTCCAGCATGCCGCGCTCAACACGCCCACGCCCGAAGACCGCCCGCTGTTCCTGTGCGCGCTGCGAAATCCGGACGCGAGGATTCGAGGCCTCGCCATCGAAGGTCTGCTCGCGCTCGGGGAGTCTGGCCCGGCGTGGGTCGACCGGCTCCTCTCCCTGGCCCACGAGCCCCATCCCGAGGTCCGCATCCCCGCCGCCGCGGGCCTGGTCCAGCAAGGCCAGCGCGAATGGCTGACGCCGCTCCAACAACTGACCGTGGACGCGCCCACCCCCTTCCTGCGCGCCGAGGCCCTCCGCTGGCTCGGCCTGCTGGACGGAAACGCCAGCCGGTCGCTGTTCCTCCAGGTGCTCGCCAGTGCGCCCTCCCACAAGGGCAGCAGCCACCACTGCATCTGCTGCCCCTGCCTCCCAACTGGCTTCTCTCCCGAGGTCGAGGCGGCCATCGAAGCGCTCTCCCGGCGCGGCACGGACGAAGACCTCTCCGCCCTGCTCGACGCGGGCGTGAGGCTGGGCTGCACCCTCCAGCTCGAGGAACTGTGGGCACATCACCTGGCGCGGCGGGGAGTTCGTATGAACTGCAACGAATTGCCGACCGGGTAG
- the cas5c gene encoding type I-C CRISPR-associated protein Cas5c has protein sequence MTSTADRRFRVRARGPVACFTRPEMKVERVSYEVMTPSAARGVLEAILWKPAIRWHIHEIAVLAPVRWTSFRRNEVNSKATVGKFDYAADEDRAQRNTVALRDVDYVITASFTLVPGKTGPEDNARKFEDMFERRLERGQSFHAPYLGCREFAARVEPAERGLLPHESGQGRRPLGLMFYDFVFDVPGEPVRPEFFQAFLEDGVLRVPPRAQVLGGGVP, from the coding sequence ATGACATCCACGGCAGACAGACGTTTTCGCGTGAGGGCTCGAGGACCCGTGGCGTGCTTCACGCGGCCCGAGATGAAGGTCGAGCGCGTCAGCTACGAGGTGATGACGCCCTCGGCGGCACGAGGGGTGCTGGAGGCCATCCTGTGGAAGCCGGCCATCCGCTGGCACATCCACGAGATCGCCGTGCTCGCGCCGGTGCGGTGGACCAGCTTCCGCCGCAACGAGGTCAACAGCAAGGCCACGGTGGGCAAGTTCGACTACGCGGCGGACGAGGACCGGGCGCAGCGGAACACGGTGGCGCTGCGGGACGTGGATTACGTCATCACCGCGTCCTTCACCCTGGTGCCCGGCAAGACGGGCCCCGAAGACAACGCGCGCAAGTTCGAGGACATGTTCGAGCGGCGCCTGGAGCGGGGCCAGTCCTTCCACGCGCCCTATCTGGGCTGCCGTGAGTTCGCGGCCCGGGTGGAGCCCGCGGAGCGTGGCCTGCTGCCGCACGAGTCTGGCCAGGGGCGCAGGCCGCTGGGCCTCATGTTCTACGACTTTGTCTTCGACGTTCCCGGTGAGCCGGTGCGGCCCGAGTTCTTCCAGGCGTTCCTGGAGGACGGCGTGTTGCGCGTGCCGCCTCGGGCGCAGGTGCTGGGTGGGGGTGTCCCATGA
- a CDS encoding esterase family protein: MNREYHRWYSERLHRDMEMLVFGHSGEPVLLLPTSKGRFFQAEDFGLIGAIADRIQSGRYIVMCPDSVDEESWFNTAAHPADRVRRHQQWEDYLLHEAVPLLKSRSTGGRLTLAGCSFGGFHSYNIGLRHPHVFRRLLSMGGKFETNEFLDGHHDSDVYFHSCTEWLPNLTDPAQLSALQRVEMVLAVGEHDFCRPSNEHLSKLLWKKDIGNHLAVWQGGTHDWPVWRQMIQQYLPW, translated from the coding sequence ATGAACCGCGAATACCACCGCTGGTACAGCGAACGGCTGCACCGCGACATGGAGATGCTCGTCTTCGGCCACTCGGGCGAGCCCGTGCTCCTGCTGCCCACGAGCAAGGGCCGCTTCTTCCAGGCCGAGGACTTCGGCCTCATCGGCGCCATCGCCGACCGCATCCAGTCCGGCCGGTACATCGTGATGTGCCCCGACTCGGTGGACGAGGAGTCCTGGTTCAACACCGCCGCCCACCCCGCGGACCGCGTCCGGCGCCACCAGCAGTGGGAGGACTACCTGCTCCACGAGGCGGTGCCGCTGCTCAAGTCCCGCAGCACGGGCGGACGCCTCACGCTGGCCGGGTGCAGCTTCGGCGGCTTCCACTCGTACAACATCGGCCTGCGTCACCCGCACGTCTTCCGGCGCCTGCTGTCCATGGGCGGCAAGTTCGAGACGAACGAGTTCCTCGACGGGCACCACGACTCGGACGTCTATTTCCACTCGTGCACGGAGTGGCTGCCGAACCTCACGGACCCGGCGCAACTGTCCGCGCTCCAGCGCGTGGAGATGGTGTTGGCCGTGGGCGAGCACGACTTCTGCCGCCCCTCCAACGAGCACCTCTCCAAGCTGCTGTGGAAGAAGGACATCGGCAACCACCTCGCCGTGTGGCAGGGCGGCACGCACGACTGGCCCGTGTGGCGGCAGATGATTCAGCAGTACCTGCCCTGGTAG